In Bacteroides coprosuis DSM 18011, the following are encoded in one genomic region:
- a CDS encoding Phosphoribosylformylglycinamidine cyclo-ligase (COGs: COG0150 Phosphoribosylaminoimidazole (AIR) synthetase~InterPro IPR010918~KEGG: bvu:BVU_0092 putative phosphoribosylformylglycinamidine cyclo-ligase~PFAM: AIR synthase-related protein, C-terminal~PRIAM: Phosphoribosylformylglycinamidine cyclo-ligase~SPTR: Putative uncharacterized protein;~IMG reference gene:2504106446~PFAM: AIR synthase related protein, C-terminal domain) yields MSNQRYMLRGVSASKEDVHNAIKNIDKGVFPNAFCKIIPDILGGDPEYCNIMHADGAGTKSSLAYAYWKETGDLSVWKGIAQDALIMNIDDLLCVGAVDNILVSSTIGRNKLLIPGEVISAIINGTDELLEELRGMGVGAYPTGGETADVGDLVRTIIVDSTVTCRMKRSDVIDNANIKAGDVIVGLASSGQATYEKEYNGGMGSNGLTSARHDVFSRYLAETYPETFDSAVPADLVYSGSLLLTDKVKGSPLNAGKLVLSPTRTYAPVIKKILDKLRKQIHGMIHCSGGAQTKILHFLSEDLKVIKDNMFEIPPLFKTIQEESQTDWAEMYKVFNMGHRMELYVAPDIAQEIIEISKTFNIDAKIVGRVENLQDSTSRLTIQSEFGEFNY; encoded by the coding sequence ATGAGTAACCAACGATACATGTTGAGAGGTGTTAGTGCATCTAAAGAAGATGTACACAACGCAATTAAAAACATCGACAAGGGTGTATTTCCTAATGCTTTCTGTAAAATAATTCCTGATATTCTAGGAGGTGACCCAGAATATTGTAATATCATGCATGCGGATGGTGCAGGAACAAAATCATCTCTTGCTTATGCATACTGGAAAGAAACAGGTGATTTATCTGTTTGGAAAGGCATTGCTCAAGATGCTTTAATAATGAATATTGACGACTTACTATGTGTAGGAGCTGTCGATAATATTTTAGTCTCATCAACAATAGGAAGAAATAAGCTTCTTATTCCCGGAGAAGTAATATCAGCTATTATTAATGGCACAGATGAACTTTTAGAAGAGTTAAGAGGCATGGGTGTGGGAGCATATCCTACTGGAGGAGAAACTGCCGATGTAGGAGACTTAGTACGCACTATCATTGTGGATAGCACTGTAACATGCCGTATGAAGAGGAGCGATGTTATAGATAATGCAAACATAAAAGCGGGAGATGTTATTGTCGGTTTAGCTTCATCAGGACAAGCAACATACGAGAAAGAATATAATGGAGGTATGGGTAGCAATGGATTAACTTCTGCTCGTCATGATGTATTCTCTCGTTATTTAGCTGAAACTTATCCTGAAACTTTTGACAGTGCAGTACCTGCTGACTTAGTTTACTCTGGCAGTCTGCTACTTACCGATAAAGTTAAAGGATCCCCTCTTAATGCTGGTAAACTAGTACTCTCTCCTACTCGTACTTATGCTCCAGTGATCAAAAAGATACTAGATAAACTACGTAAACAGATTCATGGTATGATACACTGCTCTGGCGGTGCACAAACCAAGATACTACACTTTCTTTCTGAGGATTTGAAAGTAATCAAAGATAATATGTTTGAAATACCTCCTCTGTTTAAAACCATTCAAGAGGAAAGTCAAACGGATTGGGCTGAAATGTATAAAGTATTCAACATGGGACACCGTATGGAACTTTATGTAGCACCTGATATTGCACAAGAGATTATAGAAATCTCAAAAACTTTTAATATTGATGCTAAAATTGTAGGTAGAGTAGAAAATCTACAAGACTCTACATCTAGACTTACTATCCAAAGTGAGTTTGGAGAATTTAATTATTAA